Within the uncultured Draconibacterium sp. genome, the region CATTAACAATTTTCCCCTGCAACGATTGCCATTCGGAAATAGAACCCAACCCGGAGCGAAGAGAACTGATTGATATGCACGATGACATTACTGCAATTTTCAACCACGATAGCGATAACCGGTGGTGTTTAGATTGCCACGACCTTAACAACCGCGACTCACTTCGTTTGGCCAATGGTGAATTACTGGATTTTAAAGAATCGTACAAATTATGCGGACAATGCCACGGATTGAAACTACGCGACTGGAAAGCAGGAGTACACGGAAAAAGAACCGGCGAATGGAATGGGAAAAAGGAATATTTGCTTTGTGTGCATTGTCATAATCCGCATGCGCCAAAATTTGAGCTACTAACACCGGAGCCACCACCGGTAATACAGGAGAGTATTGGCTATATGAACCTTAAAGAGAACGACAATGAAACAGAGTAAATCAAGAAGATCATTCCTGAAGAACCTCTCCCTGGCTTCACTTGCTGCGTTAACCGCTACCGGATGTAATATGAAAGAACTGGAGGAATTTTTCCGGCGAAATTTCAGAACGCTGTCAGACAAAGAAAAAGAATACATTATTAAAAACCTGGAGCAAAAGTATAAGGAAAAATACAACAAAGAGTTTCAGGTTTCGGCACAACCGGCCATGGAACAGGTTGAATTTGCTTATGCGCTCGATCTGTCGAGATGTGTGGGTTGCCGCAAATGTGTTTATGCCTGCGTGGATGAAAATAATCAATCGCGGTCGCCACAAATTCATTGGATTCAGGTGCTGCAGATGGAAAAGGAAAAAGGAGTTGACTTTGCCCATTCCGATGTGCATTACAATCCCGAAAAAGTTCCTGAAAAAGGACACTTTTATTTACCTGTTGCCTGCCAGCAATGCCGCACTCCGCAGTGCACAACCGTTTGCCCGGTAAAAGCAACCTGGCAGGAGCCCGATGGAATTGTAGTAATCGATTATAACTGGTGCATTGGATGCCGCTATTGTATGGCTGCCTGCCCTTACGGAGCACGACATTTTAACTGGGGCGAACCGGAGATTCCGGAAGAAAAACTCAATACTGACATGCACTATTTAGGAAACCGACCACGTGTGAAAGGTGTAGTTGAAAAATGTACGTTTTGCATTCAGCGTGTAAGAAAAGGTAAATATCCATCGTGTGTTGAGATTTGCCCGGTTGGTGCCCGGAAATTCGGAAATCTGCTCGATCCTGAAAGTGAGATCAGATATATTCTCGAAAACAAACGCGTACTGGTGCTTAAAGAAGAGTTAAACACGCAGCCAAGG harbors:
- a CDS encoding 4Fe-4S dicluster domain-containing protein, with amino-acid sequence MKQSKSRRSFLKNLSLASLAALTATGCNMKELEEFFRRNFRTLSDKEKEYIIKNLEQKYKEKYNKEFQVSAQPAMEQVEFAYALDLSRCVGCRKCVYACVDENNQSRSPQIHWIQVLQMEKEKGVDFAHSDVHYNPEKVPEKGHFYLPVACQQCRTPQCTTVCPVKATWQEPDGIVVIDYNWCIGCRYCMAACPYGARHFNWGEPEIPEEKLNTDMHYLGNRPRVKGVVEKCTFCIQRVRKGKYPSCVEICPVGARKFGNLLDPESEIRYILENKRVLVLKEELNTQPRFYYFFGV